The following proteins are encoded in a genomic region of Arachis stenosperma cultivar V10309 chromosome 4, arast.V10309.gnm1.PFL2, whole genome shotgun sequence:
- the LOC130976626 gene encoding uncharacterized protein LOC130976626 translates to MEQLVNFIIRPPRAEYDPKTDLLEQEFMLKGKLFQRKDVEIKNSRGDMLQCSHYVPIVSPGGKPLPCVIYCHGNSGCRADAGEAAIILLPSNITVFALDFSGSGISGGDHVTLGWNEKDDLRAVVNYLRADENVSLIGLWGRSMGAVTSLMYGAEDPSIAGMVLDSPFSDLVDLMMELVDSYRVRLPKFTVKFAIRYMQKTIQKKAKFDITDLNTIKAAQSCFVPALLGHAIDDDFIQPHHSDRILEAYMGDKNLIKFEGDHNSPRPQFYFDSINIFFNNVLQPPEDEVGELFFDFTNELFGKDVWRSMQELDYEFEESSENKESSTCWTVDAIRQVHSRRPMSRMEVPSHTPSKDERCDHEDGISSSSMISFELSNGGATVPATLDDDADFVEYQLQDLTGFPSSAEEEERMLKEAVMVSLEDLEVTNPQKDESSNPLQKEHATNKTISTASDDVYKPLKVESNSILGTEFGNSASASSVCSDSSTSVQSSSETDISHNTRATLTVVRTPTANVLNGLMRRWDFNLFRNDRSR, encoded by the exons ATGGAGCAGCTTGTCAACTTCATCATTCGCCCACCACG AGCTGAATATGACCCGAAAACTGATTTACTGGAGCAAGAGTTCATGCTGAAAGGGAAGTTGTTTCAACGGAAAGATGTGGAG ATAAAAAACAGTCGTGGCGACATGCTTCAATGCAGTCATTACGTGCCTATAGTCAGTCCTGGAGGAAAGCCTCTGCCGTGTGTGATATATTGCCATGGCAACAG TGGATGCAGGGCTGATGCCGGTGAAGCTGCTATAATTTTACTTCCATCAAATATTACAGTTTTTGCTTTGGATTTCTCAGGATCCGGAATTTCTGGAGGGGATCATGTCACACTAGGTTGGAATGAA AAAGATGATCTGAGAGCTGTGGTTAACTATTTGCGGGCAGATGAAAATGTCTCTCTGATTGGATTATGGGGCCGCTCAATGGGTGCTGTGACTAG CCTTATGTATGGAGCTGAGGATCCTTCAATAGCAGGGATGGTTTTGGACAGTCCCTTCTCTGACTTGGTTGATTTGATGATGGAACTTGTAGATTCATACAGAGTCCGACTGCCAAAGTTCACT GTGAAGTTTGCAATTCGATATATGCAAAAAACAATCCAGAAGAAGGCAAAATTTGACATAACAGACTTGAACACCATTAAg GCAGCTCAATCTTGTTTCGTTCCGGCACTACTAGGACATGCCATTGATGATGATTTTATACAACCTCATCATTCGGATCGTATTCTTGAGGCTTACATG GGAGACAAAAACCTAATCAAGTTTGAGGGAGATCATAACTCTCCTCGtcctcaattttattttgattctaTAAACATCTTTTTCAACAATGTTCTGCAACCTCCCGAGGATGAGGTTGGGGAATTATTCTTTGACTTCACTAATGAATTATTTGGTAAG GATGTTTGGAGATCTATGCAAGAACTAGACTATGAATTTGAAGAATCGTCTGAAAACAAAG AATCATCAACATGCTGGACTGTGGATGCTATTAGGCAAGTCCATTCAAGAAGACCAATGAGTAGGATGGAG GTTCCATCACATACCCCTTCGAAAGATGAACGTTGTGACCATGAG GATGGTATTTCCTCCTCATCAATGATTAGCTTTGAACTATCAAATGGTGGTGCCACTGTTCCAGCCACTTTGGATGATGATGCCGATTTTGTAGAATATCAACTCCAAGACCTAACAGGCTTTCCATCCagtgcagaggaagaagaaaga ATGCTTAAGGAAGCAGTTATGGTGTCACTGGAAGACTTGGAAGTAACAAATCCACAAAAGGATGAATCTTCAAATCCTTTGCAGAAAGAACATGCTACAAACAAAACAATTTCCACTGCATCTGATGATGTATATAAACCCTTGAAAGTTGAGTCAAATTCCATTTTAGGTACTGAGTTTGGCAATTCAGCAAGTGCTTCTTCTGTTTGTAGTGATAGTTCTACTAGTGTACAGAG